The sequence CGCGCGAGGCCAGCCGGAACTGGACGGCGGCCAGCTCACTCCACTCGATGGTCCCCGCGTCCAGGTCCCAGTCGTAGATGACGTCGCTGGTCGCCAGCGTGGCCAGCCGGTAGCGCATCTCCGACTGGCGCAGCACCTCCTCGGCGCGCCGCCGCTCGCTGATGTCCAGCGACACGCCCGCCACGCTCACCACGCTGCCGTCGGGCCCGATGACGGGGGAGACACCCGTCATGAAATAGGAGCCCGCCATCTCCACCTCCAGGGTGAAGGACTGGCCCTCCTGGGCGCGCAGCGTGGCGGCCACGAGGTCCGGCCGGTCGCGGTACACGTCGAACGCGGAGCGTCCCACGTAGGCGCCTCGCTCCAATCCCAGCGCGCTCAGCCGCTCGCCCTCGAAGAGGGTGATGATGCCCTGCGCGTCCGTGGCCCAGAGGATGACGGGCAACTGGGTGATGATGCGGCGCAGGTGCTCGCGGGCCTCGTCCCGCTCGCGCTCCAGCCGCTTCGCCTCGGTGAAGTCGGTGGAGAAGCCACACACGCCAACGACGCGCCCCTCCGCGTCCGGCAGGGGGAACTTGAGGGACTGGAAGACGTGCAGCCCGTCGAGGAGCGGCACGTGCTCATCAATGGTGAGTTGCTGGCCGGAGTCCAGCACCTGCCGGTCATTGCCGGTGAAGGTGCTGGCGACCTCCGCGGAGAACAGGTCGAAGTCGGTGCGCCCCATCACATCGCGCCGGAGCTTGCCGGAGGCCCTTTCGAAACCGTGGTTCACGTAGAGGTACCGGCCCGCCGTGTCCTTGGCGTAGATGAGCGTCGGCGCGTGGTCGAGCAGCCCGTGCAGCCAGGCCCCCGTCGCCCGCGCGGTGCGCTCGTCCTCCAGCGAGGACTGGCCCACCGCCTCCGCCAGCCCCGCGTCGAGCACCTGGGCCAGCGCGCGCAGCCCCGCGAGCTCGGGGACCCAGCCCACGGATTCCAGGCTCTCGAGGATGGCCTCGCGCAGCGCGCCATACTCGAGCACCAGCGAGCTGATGCCGAAGCCCGCCAGGTAGCGCTCACGTCCATACTCACGGCCCAGGGTGCGAGCCTCCGCCAGTCGCGCCGCCATGGAGGGGGCTCGGAGCAGCGCCCCGAGCCGTCCCACGAGCTTGTGGAGGGCCCCCGCCTCCGCGATTGCCAGCGGCGCGAGCGCTCCGAGCGCGGCGCCCACCCCCGCTATCAGGCGCCGGGTGATGTCCTCCCGCAGGACATCCAAGACGTCCGGCAGCGAGAGCGTCGGCGTGACGCTTGGACTCATGCGCGCGCCTTCGTGGTCGATGATTGCCCTGGCATGTCCTCACCAGCCCCCCAACCAGGAACGCCCGCCATCTCCATGCGGGCCGCGCGTGGCTGTTATCATTGGGATACATCCCATCCTCCGGCGGGACTGCCCGTCTCCGAGTCGGGCTCGGATGATGCCTCGCGGGAGAGACAGCCACGGCGGAGCCTCGTCCGACAGGTGGCTCACCGCTGACAGGGGACGGGCGCGCAGGCCCCCCAGACGCCGCGCCTCGCCAGCCGGGCCTGCGCCTCCAGTGCCTGGAACTCCGCGCGTCTCGAACGGCCCGCGGGAGGAACGTGGAGCACGCAGGCATGGCCTCTCTCCACCAACAGCGTGTTCACCTCGCGCCCATCCACGGATACGTAGGCGAGGAGCCGGCCGAAGCGGTCCTCGCACGCCTCGCCATAGGTCAGCGCGACCCGCCTGCCCTCGACGAGTCCCCGGTTGAAGGCATGCGCCTCCGGACCGAAGCAGTCACCGCCCGCGCCCGTGCGCTCCGGTGCATCCGCGAGCAGGTAGCGAACACGTTCGCCGCCCTCCAGGACGACCGTGTCCCCATCCAGGACCTCCGCCACCCGTCCTGAAGCGGGGCCGCAAGAGACTTCCGCGTCACCTCCACCACAGGCCGCCAGCCAACAGGCCAACGCACATTTCATCAAAGCGCGCATGCGCGGTTCACCCCTCCTGGCGTGCCCCGGTCTCCCCGGCCATAACGGGCCGACTCGGGGGCGGGACAGAAGCTCCCGGGCCAGTCATTGCGTTGAGGGTCACTGCGCCCGGGGTCGAGCTGTGAGGACACACCCGGGATGGCCGCGCCGGTCCACGACACGGCGTCGAGCACGCGCCCGTCCACCGAGAGCTCGAGCTTCCGGCTGCCCGTTGTATTCGCCAGGTTGAAGTTGAAGGTGCCGAGCACCGCGGGCAGCCCGCCATTGAGGGACGCGTCCTCACTTCGCGCCAGGACGGCGCGGCCTCCTGCCTTCACGGCCAGACACAGCGCCGAGTCGAACGTCGAGCGGCCTCCGCTCTCGTTGGACAGCGACACACCATTGAGGTCCACGTCGCGCAGCGCGAGCACCTCCACCCACTCCCCCATGGCGTCCGCGACCGCCTGAGGGTCCGCCATGAATTCGGTGAGGACGAGCGAGCCCCCATCGGGCCCCCTGCGCGCGCGCGTCCTTCCGGTGGTCCGGTCAATACATCCGTCCTCGAGCGTCCCGGCATCCGCGCCGCCATCGGAGGTTCCACCGTCGCCAACGCCGCCCGGCGTGCCCCCGTCGCCCTCACAGACACGATTCCCACGACCGGGCGTCCCCACGTTGCCGCGCGAGCCATAGGCGGCCGTGGCTGCGCACCACGCGGAGGGCGCGTCATTCCGGGCAGCATCCGCGAGCGGTGCGGACACCTGCGTGGCCACGCCATCCACCGCCAGACCGTAATCGACCGCGTCGAGCACCACGCCCCCGGCCTTCACCTGCAACCGGCCGCCCGCATTGCGCAGGTCCATGTTGAACGTCGCCATGGGCATAGGAAGCCCTCCGTTGAGGGTGGCATCCGTGCGACGGGCCAGCACCGCGTACTCCCCCGCGGAAAGCGACAGGCACCCCTCCGCCTTCACCGTCGCCTCCCCCGCCTCGGCGACCAGCGTCACGCCGTTGAGGTCCACGGGGGCCGTGGCTCGCAGCTCCACCCACTCCCCCAAAGTGTCGTCGCCACGCGGATTGGCCATGACCTCGGTGATGACCAGGTCTCCAGGCGCCGGAAGCAGGACAGGTCTCACGGCCTCGGCGCCCGCGGGCCTGCACGTCGCCACCACGCCCGCGTCCTCGGGGACACCCGCATCACCCATGGGGCCACAGGGTGCGTTCGCGGCGCCAGGACTCCCCTGGAACGTCCCGCCGGCACCGGCGTCGGGCGAGTCACACCAGCGAGCCAGGTCATCGTTCCCCGCCATGTCCGGCACCAGGCGGCCGTCGTAGATGCGCGACGCCCCGCTCTTCGCGGGCGCGGAGAGCGGGACCTCGTCCAGGACCCGCTCTCCGCACCGGATGCCCAGCCGTCCGCCCGAGTTCCCCAACGCCCCCAGCCCGTCGCCATAGGCGTGGTCCACGTGCGCGGGCACCGGCCCGTCGCGCACGTCGCCCAGCACCAGGTAGTCTCCCGCCGCCACCGTCAGCGCCTCGAGGACGGCATAGGCCGTCTCCTGCGAGCCATCCGCGCGGGACGCGTAGAGCGTCAGCCCATACAGGTCCACGGGGCCGCGCGTGGGGTTGTGCAGCTCCACGTACTCCTGGCCCGTGTCCGTCCCCACCGGGTCGTTGAGGTACTCGGTGATGGCGACA is a genomic window of Myxococcus virescens containing:
- a CDS encoding PAS domain-containing sensor histidine kinase — protein: MSPSVTPTLSLPDVLDVLREDITRRLIAGVGAALGALAPLAIAEAGALHKLVGRLGALLRAPSMAARLAEARTLGREYGRERYLAGFGISSLVLEYGALREAILESLESVGWVPELAGLRALAQVLDAGLAEAVGQSSLEDERTARATGAWLHGLLDHAPTLIYAKDTAGRYLYVNHGFERASGKLRRDVMGRTDFDLFSAEVASTFTGNDRQVLDSGQQLTIDEHVPLLDGLHVFQSLKFPLPDAEGRVVGVCGFSTDFTEAKRLERERDEAREHLRRIITQLPVILWATDAQGIITLFEGERLSALGLERGAYVGRSAFDVYRDRPDLVAATLRAQEGQSFTLEVEMAGSYFMTGVSPVIGPDGSVVSVAGVSLDISERRRAEEVLRQSEMRYRLATLATSDVIYDWDLDAGTIEWSELAAVQFRLASRAPPRDLAWWVEHIHPEDRERIARDMQAVIDQGASHWADEYRFLRGDGTWAVVADRGQVVRDAEGHAVRMVGAMQDITERRATELEAKRRAEFEQLLIGIVSHDLRNPLAAISMSATALLRREGLDERLRKGLGRILSSAERATRMLRDLLDFTQARLGGGIPIEPRWLDLHELTRQVVEEVRLTRPERTLKLECRGDGYGLWDADRLAQVITNLVNNALSYSPEHCPVRIRTHGLRDDVLLTVHNAGGPIEPELRARMFEPMKRPERKGARGGGLGLGLFIVKHIVDAHGGVVRVHSTEQEGTTFQARLPRQPMPPARPDVDAP
- a CDS encoding thermonuclease family protein, with translation MAEVLDGDTVVLEGGERVRYLLADAPERTGAGGDCFGPEAHAFNRGLVEGRRVALTYGEACEDRFGRLLAYVSVDGREVNTLLVERGHACVLHVPPAGRSRRAEFQALEAQARLARRGVWGACAPVPCQR
- a CDS encoding lamin tail domain-containing protein, whose translation is MKGWGRYLGWGWLLGLAGAWACGGTPLDEDVDAACAGLLPGDVAITEYLNDPVGTDTGQEYVELHNPTRGPVDLYGLTLYASRADGSQETAYAVLEALTVAAGDYLVLGDVRDGPVPAHVDHAYGDGLGALGNSGGRLGIRCGERVLDEVPLSAPAKSGASRIYDGRLVPDMAGNDDLARWCDSPDAGAGGTFQGSPGAANAPCGPMGDAGVPEDAGVVATCRPAGAEAVRPVLLPAPGDLVITEVMANPRGDDTLGEWVELRATAPVDLNGVTLVAEAGEATVKAEGCLSLSAGEYAVLARRTDATLNGGLPMPMATFNMDLRNAGGRLQVKAGGVVLDAVDYGLAVDGVATQVSAPLADAARNDAPSAWCAATAAYGSRGNVGTPGRGNRVCEGDGGTPGGVGDGGTSDGGADAGTLEDGCIDRTTGRTRARRGPDGGSLVLTEFMADPQAVADAMGEWVEVLALRDVDLNGVSLSNESGGRSTFDSALCLAVKAGGRAVLARSEDASLNGGLPAVLGTFNFNLANTTGSRKLELSVDGRVLDAVSWTGAAIPGVSSQLDPGRSDPQRNDWPGSFCPAPESARYGRGDRGTPGGVNRACAL